The following DNA comes from Flavobacterium sp. N3904.
ATGAAAATGTTTCGGTTACAATAATTTTTTCTTCCCAATTTGCCTGATGCATTTTGTCAAAAACAGCTTTCGATTCTAAAGCATTTAATTCTGAAACATAATTCATTGCAACCAATTCGTCAGCCGAAATGGGATAGGCTTCTACTCCAACATAATCTATGTTTTGATTTAAATCTTTGGATTCTAAATAAGTAATAAAAGCATTCAAACCCGTTCCTAAACCAATTTCTAAAATAGAAACTTGTTTATTTGGCAACAAAGCCAATCCATTTTTTATAAAAACATGTTTTGCTTCCTGAATCGCTCCGTGTTTGGAATGATAACATTCTTTCCATTCTTTTATGTGAATTGTTGTTGATCCATCGAGTGTTTGTATAATTTCTCTTTCCAAAATATTTTTTTGTGGGATTTATATTTTCTGTGTTTCTTATCAAATTCAAAATTACTTTAAAACAATATCTTATAGTCCTATAAAACGAATCTTTTTTTAAATAATTCACACAATTCTGTCCATAATTTTAAATAAATTTTAACTATAAATAAATCACAATTAAATGCTGTAATTTATACCATTTTAGCAAGGATTTCTCTGATTTTTATTTAATTTTGCAATCAATAATTCTCCTTTAAAGAAATTTAAGCGTTTGGTTATTAACTATAAAAAATATCTTTTTAAAACAATACATTATTATGAGTACAACTCAAACTAACAAAATAGAAACTATAAAAGCGAAGACTTCAAAAATAAATGAAGTTGATTTTGATAATTTACACTTTGGATCTGTATTTACCGATCATTTATTTGAATGTGACTACACCAATGGAGAATGGCAAAAGCCTGTAATTAAGCC
Coding sequences within:
- the mnmD gene encoding tRNA (5-methylaminomethyl-2-thiouridine)(34)-methyltransferase MnmD; the protein is MEREIIQTLDGSTTIHIKEWKECYHSKHGAIQEAKHVFIKNGLALLPNKQVSILEIGLGTGLNAFITYLESKDLNQNIDYVGVEAYPISADELVAMNYVSELNALESKAVFDKMHQANWEEKIIVTETFSLTKRKQFFEEIDDVEKFDLIYFDAFGYRVQPELWSTAIFKRMFEALKPNGILVTYAARGVVKRSMIEVGFTVEKLAGPPGKREMFRARKGDF